One stretch of Nocardia mangyaensis DNA includes these proteins:
- a CDS encoding TIGR03857 family LLM class F420-dependent oxidoreductase: MSSDDQLPPQLTELGYYALSRHPVTPAELAAEAVHADRIGLGTAFVSERFNVKDAAALSGALAAVSTRLGIATAATNHNTRHPIVTANMGATLAELSGGRFALGLGRGIAPLWQVLGLPNVTGAQLAEITDIVRRLWRGETVIGHDGAIGSYPVLHLGVALDSPPPVLLVTMSPRTLQLAGRIADAVVLHTFLSAEATASAVSTVREAAERAGRDPASVRIWSVVATVGDDLDELDQLRRLYGRLATYLQGYPEILMRANGWRSDDLERVRASTAFTSARGAIDATANAVELAELAAVIPREWVSDCATGSPNACAAAVDRQFELGVDSVIMHGATPTELVPVLEAYRAIRSTRRALPANPGSVVLPDSSGVVR, translated from the coding sequence ATGTCATCAGATGACCAACTCCCGCCACAGCTGACCGAGCTCGGCTATTACGCGCTGTCGCGTCATCCCGTCACCCCCGCCGAACTCGCGGCCGAGGCGGTGCATGCCGACCGGATCGGGCTGGGCACCGCCTTCGTCTCCGAGCGGTTCAACGTCAAAGACGCCGCGGCCCTGTCGGGCGCACTCGCCGCGGTGTCGACCAGGCTGGGTATCGCCACTGCGGCGACCAACCACAACACGCGTCATCCGATCGTCACCGCGAACATGGGCGCGACCCTCGCAGAACTCAGTGGCGGACGTTTCGCGCTCGGCCTCGGACGCGGAATCGCGCCACTGTGGCAGGTTCTCGGGCTACCGAACGTGACCGGTGCGCAACTGGCCGAGATCACCGACATCGTGCGCAGGTTGTGGCGCGGAGAGACGGTCATCGGCCACGATGGCGCAATCGGTTCCTATCCGGTGCTGCATCTCGGCGTGGCACTCGATTCGCCACCGCCGGTACTGCTGGTGACCATGAGCCCACGGACCCTGCAACTGGCAGGCCGCATCGCGGACGCGGTCGTCCTGCACACCTTCCTCAGCGCCGAAGCCACCGCGAGCGCGGTGTCGACGGTGCGCGAGGCCGCCGAACGCGCGGGGCGCGATCCTGCCTCGGTGCGGATCTGGTCGGTCGTGGCCACTGTCGGTGACGACCTCGACGAGCTGGATCAACTGCGCCGCCTCTACGGCCGCCTGGCCACCTACTTGCAGGGTTATCCCGAGATTCTGATGCGAGCCAACGGCTGGCGCAGTGACGATCTGGAGCGGGTGCGGGCGAGTACGGCCTTCACTTCGGCGCGTGGTGCGATCGACGCGACCGCCAATGCCGTCGAACTCGCCGAACTCGCCGCGGTGATCCCACGGGAATGGGTCAGCGACTGCGCGACCGGTTCCCCGAACGCCTGCGCCGCCGCGGTCGACCGCCAATTCGAACTCGGCGTCGACTCGGTGATCATGCACGGCGCCACCCCCACCGAATTGGTCCCGGTTCTCGAGGCCTACCGAGCGATCCGCTCGACCCGGCGCGCACTGCCGGCAAACCCGGGCTCGGTCGTGCTACCGGACTCGTCAGGAGTTGTCAGATGA
- a CDS encoding phosphotransferase yields MTAEYTPPRTVSEDIPTDPDSLTPAWLTATLQAHGHAVEVDSVTVTAVGSGQMAGSYRLLLRYRDSTSLPVSMIAKLAIGSDDHRRFGAGAFRNEVRFYRDLASTLATPVPGCYATVVSESGSEFVLLLDDLAPAVQGDQIAGCTVEQVRAVAVAAAGLHGPRWCDDTLFQVPGLSLPTAEDRDLMDSVLAPMADAFVERFDDRLTDLERSAITWLVATAGEWLVAPLRHFALLHGDLRVDNVMFAPDGTVTLLDWQTITPGQPLRDIAFLLSTSLTIEDRRRHERAIVADYHRELTRHGVTGYSVQQCWADYVSSLIHAPLIVVFGCGAAAPTPRGDRMFHTMLTRSAAAIDDLVPGALR; encoded by the coding sequence ATGACCGCCGAATACACGCCTCCCAGAACGGTTTCCGAGGACATACCGACCGACCCGGATTCGCTCACCCCCGCCTGGCTCACCGCGACACTACAGGCGCACGGGCACGCCGTGGAGGTCGACAGCGTGACCGTGACTGCGGTGGGTTCGGGTCAGATGGCAGGCTCGTACCGGCTGCTGCTGCGCTACCGCGACAGCACCAGCTTGCCGGTCAGCATGATCGCCAAACTCGCCATCGGTTCCGACGATCATCGCCGGTTCGGAGCGGGTGCCTTCCGCAACGAGGTGCGCTTCTACCGCGACCTGGCGTCGACGCTGGCAACCCCGGTGCCGGGCTGTTACGCCACGGTCGTCTCGGAATCCGGCAGTGAATTCGTGCTGTTACTCGATGATCTCGCGCCTGCGGTGCAGGGCGACCAGATCGCGGGCTGCACCGTCGAACAGGTGCGCGCGGTCGCCGTCGCCGCCGCGGGGCTGCACGGTCCGCGCTGGTGTGACGACACGTTGTTCCAGGTACCGGGTCTGTCTCTGCCCACAGCTGAGGATCGGGACCTGATGGACTCGGTACTCGCGCCGATGGCCGATGCCTTCGTCGAGCGTTTCGACGATCGGCTCACCGACCTCGAGCGGTCCGCGATCACGTGGCTCGTCGCAACCGCCGGTGAGTGGCTGGTCGCCCCGTTGCGGCATTTCGCGCTGCTGCACGGGGATCTGCGCGTCGACAATGTGATGTTCGCGCCGGACGGCACGGTGACGCTGCTGGACTGGCAGACCATCACCCCCGGGCAACCGCTGCGCGATATCGCCTTCCTGCTCTCGACGAGCCTCACGATCGAGGACCGCCGCCGACACGAGCGCGCCATCGTCGCCGACTATCACCGGGAACTCACCCGGCACGGCGTCACCGGCTACAGCGTGCAGCAGTGTTGGGCCGACTACGTGTCGTCGCTGATCCACGCACCGTTGATCGTCGTCTTCGGTTGCGGCGCCGCCGCTCCCACTCCTCGCGGCGACCGGATGTTCCACACGATGCTCACGCGCAGCGCCGCCGCGATCGACGACCTCGTACCGGGCGCATTGCGCTGA